The following coding sequences are from one Leptospirales bacterium window:
- a CDS encoding STAS domain-containing protein: MCFMEDDLEESQALQLEEFPGGLVVRCLESEVTMFILPDIRMTLMEALASQPKAVILDFAETSFLDSSGVALLFKLQNDIHKYGGRFAVTGLRSSLRRVLAAVIRNNEIHLFDTLEDAKRELAS, translated from the coding sequence GTGTGCTTTATGGAAGATGATCTGGAAGAGTCGCAAGCGTTGCAGCTGGAGGAGTTCCCTGGCGGCCTGGTGGTGCGCTGTCTGGAGTCGGAGGTGACCATGTTCATCCTGCCGGACATTCGGATGACCCTGATGGAAGCGCTGGCCAGTCAGCCAAAGGCAGTGATTCTGGACTTCGCCGAGACCTCCTTTCTGGACTCCTCGGGCGTTGCGCTGCTGTTCAAGCTGCAAAATGACATCCATAAATATGGCGGCCGCTTTGCCGTCACTGGATTGCGCAGCAGCCTGCGACGCGTACTGGCCGCTGTGATTCGTAACAACGAAATCCACCTTTTCGATACGCTGGAAGACGCAAAACGCGAGCTGGCCAGCTGA
- a CDS encoding aldehyde dehydrogenase family protein — protein MSAARLLRIVNPASEQLITELECDDSRSIIEKYNRAMAAQLEWSATSLASRQQMVRKFRQLLVDRRELLARTLSEEMGKPIRQARGELESVLGRIDFFVDHVDRVLRGETALSAAEAPDGRTEERITYDPLGVVSCISAWNYPYFVGLNVILPALLTGNTVLYKPSEFAALSGLSIAELLYQSGVPDEVLIPIIGDGFAGQELLKYPTGGVFFTGSYKTGRAIADICSRRFTRLQLELGGKDPVYVCDDVDIAAAAASIADGAFYNTGQSCCSVERIYVQQSIYDRFLEAFCAEVKSYRMGDPLSEETYIGPVARQGQLGVLERQSSDAAALGGRLLQGGKRGAGPGYFFEATVFANCNHQMELMREESFGPIIGLAPVKDDRAAMSLMADSRYGLTASVYSGDGERAQAVLSRLNYGTVYWNCCDRVSPRLPWSGRNDSGMGVTLGLEGIRSFVRPRAWHLRRP, from the coding sequence ATGAGCGCCGCGCGCCTGCTTCGCATCGTCAATCCCGCTAGCGAACAACTCATCACCGAACTGGAATGCGATGATTCCCGTTCGATCATTGAGAAGTACAATCGCGCCATGGCCGCCCAGCTGGAGTGGTCGGCCACCAGCCTGGCCAGCCGCCAACAGATGGTTCGCAAATTCCGGCAGCTACTGGTCGACAGGCGCGAGCTGCTGGCGCGCACGCTCAGCGAGGAAATGGGCAAGCCCATCCGTCAAGCGCGCGGCGAACTGGAAAGCGTGCTGGGGCGCATCGACTTCTTTGTCGATCACGTCGATCGCGTACTGCGCGGCGAAACGGCGCTCAGCGCCGCTGAGGCGCCCGACGGTCGCACCGAAGAACGCATCACCTATGATCCGCTGGGCGTGGTGAGCTGCATCTCCGCCTGGAATTATCCCTATTTTGTGGGCCTGAATGTTATCCTTCCGGCGCTGCTTACCGGCAACACGGTGCTTTATAAGCCTTCCGAATTTGCGGCGCTCAGCGGCCTTTCCATCGCCGAATTGCTCTATCAATCCGGCGTGCCCGACGAGGTTCTGATCCCAATCATTGGCGACGGTTTTGCCGGACAGGAATTGCTGAAATACCCCACGGGCGGCGTCTTTTTCACCGGATCATACAAAACCGGTCGCGCCATCGCCGACATCTGCTCGCGGCGCTTTACGCGCCTGCAGCTGGAGCTGGGCGGCAAGGATCCGGTCTATGTCTGCGACGATGTCGATATTGCCGCCGCCGCCGCCTCCATTGCCGATGGCGCCTTCTACAATACCGGACAGAGCTGTTGTTCCGTGGAGCGTATCTACGTACAGCAGTCGATCTACGATCGCTTTCTGGAGGCCTTTTGCGCCGAAGTAAAATCCTATCGCATGGGCGACCCGCTATCCGAGGAAACTTACATCGGTCCGGTGGCCCGTCAGGGACAGCTTGGCGTACTGGAACGGCAGAGCAGCGACGCCGCCGCACTTGGCGGGCGCCTGCTGCAGGGCGGCAAGCGCGGCGCGGGCCCCGGCTACTTTTTTGAGGCGACAGTTTTTGCGAACTGCAATCACCAGATGGAACTGATGCGCGAAGAGAGCTTTGGCCCGATCATTGGCCTTGCGCCGGTCAAGGATGACCGCGCGGCCATGAGCCTGATGGCCGACTCGCGCTACGGTCTGACGGCCAGCGTCTATTCCGGCGATGGCGAACGCGCCCAGGCTGTTCTATCGCGACTTAACTATGGCACGGTTTACTGGAATTGCTGCGATCGTGTGAGTCCGCGCTTGCCGTGGTCCGGACGCAATGATTCCGGCATGGGCGTTACGCTGGGCCTTGAGGGCATTCGTTCTTTTGTTCGTCCGCGCGCCTGGCATTTGCGGCGTCCCTGA
- a CDS encoding gamma-glutamyl-gamma-aminobutyrate hydrolase family protein produces MSDVLLRIGISASFFHPDPERNIFKGKRLLYLEESMVHWVASQGVLPIMVPTSNADLKAQRLAAELDGLVLQGGSDLAPESYGETALRPEWSGDRFRDLYEIELVRAFLAQSKPILGICRGHQLLNVALGGSLYQDIATQQPQARLHRDHGQYDNLRHHIRFEAGADLARLYPGREGGEIITIHHQAIKELGRNLQVEAVCVEDGIIEAIRLTHNPEGAELPLVRGVQWHPEFQRTEQRELLPAAPLLGEFLKSAKARRSASKASAAFVSYPGVSG; encoded by the coding sequence ATGAGCGACGTGCTCCTGCGCATTGGCATCAGCGCCTCCTTCTTTCATCCGGACCCGGAGCGTAACATCTTCAAGGGCAAGCGTCTGCTGTACCTGGAAGAGTCGATGGTCCACTGGGTCGCCAGCCAGGGCGTGTTGCCGATCATGGTTCCCACCAGCAATGCCGATCTCAAAGCGCAGCGCCTGGCAGCGGAGCTTGATGGCCTGGTGCTGCAGGGCGGTTCCGATCTGGCGCCGGAGAGCTATGGCGAAACGGCGCTGCGTCCGGAGTGGAGCGGCGACCGCTTTCGCGATCTCTATGAAATCGAACTGGTGCGCGCCTTCCTGGCGCAAAGCAAGCCAATCCTGGGCATCTGCCGCGGTCATCAGCTGCTCAACGTGGCGCTGGGCGGCAGTCTCTACCAGGACATTGCCACCCAACAACCGCAGGCGCGTCTGCATCGCGACCACGGACAGTACGACAACTTACGCCACCACATTCGTTTTGAAGCCGGGGCCGATCTGGCGCGCCTCTATCCCGGACGCGAGGGCGGCGAGATCATTACCATCCACCACCAGGCCATCAAAGAGCTGGGCCGCAATCTGCAGGTCGAGGCGGTCTGTGTCGAGGACGGCATCATCGAGGCCATTCGTCTGACGCACAATCCAGAAGGCGCCGAGCTGCCGCTGGTGCGCGGCGTTCAGTGGCATCCGGAGTTTCAGCGCACCGAACAGCGTGAGCTGCTGCCGGCCGCGCCCTTGCTTGGCGAATTTCTGAAATCGGCGAAAGCGCGTCGCAGCGCATCGAAAGCGAGCGCTGCTTTCGTCTCATATCCAGGAGTTTCTGGATGA